The Quercus robur chromosome 7, dhQueRobu3.1, whole genome shotgun sequence genome has a segment encoding these proteins:
- the LOC126693596 gene encoding uncharacterized protein LOC126693596 isoform X1, giving the protein MRLMGILIINFKMKKMIALGFEGSANKIGVGVVTLDGTILSNPRHTYITPPGQGFLPRETAQHHLQHILPLIKSALKTAQITPDEIDCLCYTKGPGMGAPLQVAAVVVRILSQLWKKPIVAVNHCVAHIEMGRIVTGADDPVVLYVSGGNTQVIAYSEGRYQIFGETIDIAVGNCLDRFARVLTLSNDPNPGYNIEQLAKKGEQFIDLPYVVKGMDVSFSGILSYIEATAVEKLKNNECTPADLCYSLQETVFAMLVEITERAMAHCDTKDVLIVGGVGCNERLQEMMRTMCSERGGKLFATDDRYCIDNGAMIAYTGLLAYAHGTVTPLEESTFTQRFRTDEVHAIWRQKNEPSNMNGLMQESS; this is encoded by the exons ATGCGGTTAATG GGtattcttattattaattttaaaatgaagaagatgatagCCCTAGGCTTTGAGGGTTCAGCCAACAAGATTGGTGTTGGGGTTGTAACTTTAGATGGCACCATTCTATCAAATCCACGCCATACCTACATTACCCCACCTGGCCAAGGATTCCTTCCCCGAGAAACTGCTCAACACCATCTCCAACACATTCTTCCATTGATCAAATCTGCTTTGAAGACTGCCCAAATAACCCCAGATGAAATAGATTGCCTATGTTACACCAAGGGCCCTGGCATGGGAGCACCACTACAAGTTGCTGCTGTTGTTGTTCGGATTCTTTCACAGCTGTGGAAGAAGCCCATTGTTGCAGTTAACCACTGTGTGGCACATATTGAGATGGGGAGGATTGTGACTGGGGCAGATGATCCTGTTGTATTGTATGTTAGTGGTGGGAATACACAGGTAATAGCATATAGTGAAGGGCGGTACCAGATTTTTGGGGAGACCATTGATATTGCAGTTGGAAATTGCTTGGATCGATTTGCTAGGGTGTTAACACTGTCCAATGATCCAAACCCTGGATATAACATTGAGCAG cTTGCAAAGAAAGGAGAACAATTTATAGACCTTCCTTATGTTGTAAAAGGGATGGATGTATCTTTTAGTGGAATATTGAGCTATATTGAAGCCACTGCTGTGGAGAAGCTAAAAAATAATGAGTGCACCCCTGCAGACTTGTGTTACTCCTTGCAG GAAACTGTGTTTGCCATGCTTGTGGAGATTACAGAACGGGCAATGGCACACTGTGACACGAAAGATGTTCTTATTGTTGGTGGTGTTGGTTGCAATGAGCGTTTGCAGGAGATGATGAGAACAATGTGCTCAGAGCGTGGTGGAAAGTTGTTTGCTACTGATGACAGGTATTGCATTGATAACGGAGCAATGATTGCATACACTGGTCTCCTTGCTTATGCTCATGGCACGGTAACTCCACTGGAGGAATCGACTTTCACCCAGCGGTTCCGTACTGATGAAGTACATGCAATCTGGAGACAGAAAAATGAGCCTTCTAACATGAATGGCCTCATGCAGGAAAGTAGCTAA
- the LOC126693596 gene encoding uncharacterized protein LOC126693596 isoform X2, with product MKKMIALGFEGSANKIGVGVVTLDGTILSNPRHTYITPPGQGFLPRETAQHHLQHILPLIKSALKTAQITPDEIDCLCYTKGPGMGAPLQVAAVVVRILSQLWKKPIVAVNHCVAHIEMGRIVTGADDPVVLYVSGGNTQVIAYSEGRYQIFGETIDIAVGNCLDRFARVLTLSNDPNPGYNIEQLAKKGEQFIDLPYVVKGMDVSFSGILSYIEATAVEKLKNNECTPADLCYSLQETVFAMLVEITERAMAHCDTKDVLIVGGVGCNERLQEMMRTMCSERGGKLFATDDRYCIDNGAMIAYTGLLAYAHGTVTPLEESTFTQRFRTDEVHAIWRQKNEPSNMNGLMQESS from the exons atgaagaagatgatagCCCTAGGCTTTGAGGGTTCAGCCAACAAGATTGGTGTTGGGGTTGTAACTTTAGATGGCACCATTCTATCAAATCCACGCCATACCTACATTACCCCACCTGGCCAAGGATTCCTTCCCCGAGAAACTGCTCAACACCATCTCCAACACATTCTTCCATTGATCAAATCTGCTTTGAAGACTGCCCAAATAACCCCAGATGAAATAGATTGCCTATGTTACACCAAGGGCCCTGGCATGGGAGCACCACTACAAGTTGCTGCTGTTGTTGTTCGGATTCTTTCACAGCTGTGGAAGAAGCCCATTGTTGCAGTTAACCACTGTGTGGCACATATTGAGATGGGGAGGATTGTGACTGGGGCAGATGATCCTGTTGTATTGTATGTTAGTGGTGGGAATACACAGGTAATAGCATATAGTGAAGGGCGGTACCAGATTTTTGGGGAGACCATTGATATTGCAGTTGGAAATTGCTTGGATCGATTTGCTAGGGTGTTAACACTGTCCAATGATCCAAACCCTGGATATAACATTGAGCAG cTTGCAAAGAAAGGAGAACAATTTATAGACCTTCCTTATGTTGTAAAAGGGATGGATGTATCTTTTAGTGGAATATTGAGCTATATTGAAGCCACTGCTGTGGAGAAGCTAAAAAATAATGAGTGCACCCCTGCAGACTTGTGTTACTCCTTGCAG GAAACTGTGTTTGCCATGCTTGTGGAGATTACAGAACGGGCAATGGCACACTGTGACACGAAAGATGTTCTTATTGTTGGTGGTGTTGGTTGCAATGAGCGTTTGCAGGAGATGATGAGAACAATGTGCTCAGAGCGTGGTGGAAAGTTGTTTGCTACTGATGACAGGTATTGCATTGATAACGGAGCAATGATTGCATACACTGGTCTCCTTGCTTATGCTCATGGCACGGTAACTCCACTGGAGGAATCGACTTTCACCCAGCGGTTCCGTACTGATGAAGTACATGCAATCTGGAGACAGAAAAATGAGCCTTCTAACATGAATGGCCTCATGCAGGAAAGTAGCTAA